In Myxococcales bacterium, one DNA window encodes the following:
- the miaA gene encoding tRNA (adenosine(37)-N6)-dimethylallyltransferase MiaA, producing the protein MNEIFSRKRQPIVVGGSGLYIRALVDGLSEPKVADQELKANLKQEAKEKGLEVLYERLQVADPVTAEKLHSNDSQRIMRALEVTDLTEEPYSKFLAATPRPAEFEPVFIGLHMDRSKLYERIERRVDLMLKQGLLGEVKNLQALGYDSDLNALQSVGYHEAIEFIAKELTYSEMVTLIKQKTRNYAKRQMTWFRKDKRINWIAIDDETELTELAEEIINLGSSEN; encoded by the coding sequence ATTAACGAAATATTCTCTCGCAAAAGACAACCCATTGTTGTTGGCGGTTCCGGACTTTACATTCGAGCTCTCGTAGACGGCCTTTCCGAACCAAAAGTAGCGGATCAAGAACTCAAGGCAAATCTGAAACAAGAAGCGAAGGAGAAGGGCTTGGAAGTCTTGTATGAAAGACTTCAGGTAGCCGATCCTGTAACCGCTGAGAAACTACACAGCAATGACTCGCAAAGAATTATGCGTGCTTTGGAAGTCACAGATTTGACTGAAGAGCCTTACTCTAAGTTTTTAGCCGCAACACCCAGGCCAGCAGAATTTGAGCCGGTTTTCATCGGTTTACACATGGACCGTTCCAAGCTGTATGAAAGAATCGAACGACGTGTTGATCTTATGTTGAAGCAAGGATTGCTTGGAGAAGTCAAAAACTTACAGGCTTTGGGTTACGACTCCGATCTTAATGCACTTCAAAGTGTTGGCTATCATGAAGCCATTGAATTCATTGCAAAGGAGTTGACTTATTCGGAAATGGTGACACTCATCAAGCAAAAAACCAGAAATTACGCAAAACGGCAAATGACCTGGTTTCGAAAAGATAAGCGAATTAACTGGATTGCAATCGATGACGAGACAGAGCTAACCGAATTAGCAGAAGAGATAATCAATTTGGGTTCTTCTGAGAATTAG